TGTCGGCGAGGCGCAGACGCCCGCCGCGCCGCCCTCAGGACTCAGGCGAGTCGTCACCGCCTCGATGGCGGGCACCGTCGTCGAGTGGTACGAGTTCTTCCTCTACGCCTCGGCGGCCACGCTCGTCTTCGGCACCGCGTTCTTCCCGCCGTCCGACGATCCGCTGAGCGGGATCATCGCCGCCTTCCTCACGTACGCCGTCGGTTTCATCGCACGCCCGCTCGGCGGCATCGTCTTCGGCCACTTCGGCGACAAGTACGGTCGCAAGCGCCTGCTGCAGTTCAGCATCATCCTCGTGGGTGTCGCGACGTTCCTCATGGGCTGCCTGCCGACCTACGCGCAGATCGGCGTCGCCGCGCCCGCGCTCCTCGTGTTCCTGCGGTTCCTGCAGGGCTTCGCCATCGGCGGCGAATGGGGCGGGGCGGTACTGCTCGTCGCCGAGCACAGCCCGGCGCGGTCGCGCGGATTCTGGGCGAGCTGGCCGCAGGCCGCGGTGCCCGTCGGCAACCTGCTCGCGACCCTCGTGCTCTTCGTGCTCTCGGCGACGCTCACGCAGGAGGCCTTCCTCGGCTGGGGCTGGCGCGTCGCCTTCTGGCTCTCGGCCGTCATCGTGCTGATCGGCTGGTACATCCGGACGAAGATCACGGATGCGCCCATCTTCCTCGAGATGCAAGCCGAACGTGAAGCCGCGAAGGCCGTGTCGTACGGCGTCTTCGAGGTGCTTCGCCGCTATCCGAGGGGCGTCATCACGGCGATGGGCCTGCGAGTGGGCGAGAACATCCTCTACTACGTCGTCGTGACGTTCTCGATCGTCTACCTGACGCAAGTGGTGAAGGAGGGCACGACGAACACCCTGCTGCTGCTCGTCGGCGCGCACTTCGTGCACTTCATCGTGATCCCGGTCTTCGGGCGGCTCGCCGACCGCGTCGGTCGACGGCCGGTCTATGCGGCGGGCGCAGCCCTCGGTGCGACGTGGGCGTTCTTCGCCTTCCCGCTCATGAGCACGGCACAGCCGGTGATCATCTGGGCGGCGATCTCGATCGGCCTCGTCTTCCACGCCGCGATGTACGCGGGCCAGCCGGCGATCATGGCCGAGATGTTCCCGACCAGGATGCGCTACTCCGGCGTCTCACTCGGCTACCAGGTCACGTCGATCTTCGCCGGCTCGCTCGCGCCGATCATCGCGACGACGCTGCTGTCGCAGTTCGGTTCGAGTGTGCCCGTCGCCGTCTACGTGCTCATCGCGTGCGCCATCACCCTCGTCGCGGTCGCCGCGGCCCGGGAGACACGCGGGCTCGACCTGCGCGATGTCGACGCATCCGACCGGGAACGCATGGCCGCGCTTCAGTCGAACGCCTCCTGAGGCGGCGGATGCCCCGGCCACACGGCCGGGGCATCTGCGCGCGGCTCGTGCGCGAGCTCACGACTGGGGCAGACCGAATGCGTCGTCGCCGTCGGGGACCGCGAGCCCGTCGGCGAGGAGTCCGGCGATCGCACGATCGAGCTGCGCGGCATCCGTCCAAGTGTGCTCGAGCTCGGCGCGCGACACCGGTCGGTGCGCTGCTCGCAGCTCGCGCATCACGAGGCCACGCACCTGGCGGTCTGAGCCCTCGAACCGTGCCTGCACGGCTTTGCGGGTGCCCGTGTAGGCCGGGTATCCGGCGGCGCGCCACGCGCATTGCGCATTGATGGGGCACTCGTCGCACCGTGGCGTTCGCGCCGTGCACACGGTGGCGCCGAGTTCCATCGTCGCCGCGTTGAACACACGGGCCTCACCTGCCTCCGCCGGCAACAGCGCCCCCATCGCCGCGAGGTCGCGCGCGATCGAAGGGGGAGCGGCCTCCGCCTGACCGGCGATGGCACGCGCGATCACCCGCCTGGTGTTGGTGTCGACGACCGGATGCCGCAGGCCGAAGGCGAACGCGGCGACGGCGCGAGCCGTGTAGGGGCCGACGCCCTGCAACGCGAGCAGTGCGTCGAGGTCGTGCGGAACCTCGCCGCCATGCCGCTCGACGATCTCGGCGGCTGCGCGATGCAGCCACAGCGCACGCCGCGGATAGCCGAGTCGGTCCCATGCCCGCACTGCCTCGGCGGGCGGCTCGGCGGCGAGGTTCGCGGGCGTGGGCCAGCGGGCGATCCACGCCTCCCAGCGGGGGATCACCCTGGCGACCTGGGTCTGCTGCAGCATGAACTCGCTCACGAGCACCGCCCACGGCGACACGTCGGCTGCACGCCACGGCAGCGGCCGCGCGGCATCCGCGAACCAGTCGTGAAGGGTGCCGGCGATCGAGGTGGCGGTCTCGCTCGGCATGCTCTCCAGCCTATGCCGAGCGCGGATGTCGCGAGGATAGGCTCGGCTCATGCGCCTCGTCACCACGCCTCGCGTCACGTTCCTCCGGGCGCTGGCCGACGAGATCCTCCAGCACCACGGGCGCGGTCGAGTGATCGTGGCGATCGACGGCCCGCTGCACAGCGGCAAGACCGCGTTCGGCGACGACCTCGCAGCCGTGTTCGCGGAACGCGAGCACGCCGCGTTCCGCGCGAGCATGGAGGGCTTCCACCGCTCGCGCGCCGCTCAAGCCGCGTTCGGCGATGACACGCCCGCCCGGTACTACGCCCACGGCTTCGACGAGTCGGCGCTGCGCCGGGTGCTCGTCGAGCCGTTCCGCCTCGGCGGTTCAACGGCCTTCGTGACGCGCGTGCACGATCCCGCTCGCGACGCGTGGGTGGAGCCGAAGTGGCTGACGGGCCCTCATGACGCGATCCTCGTGCTCGACGGCAGGTTCGTGCTGCGCGAGCGGTTGGCGGGGCTCTGGGACTTCCGCATCACCCTCGACGGCGAACCCGTAGACCCCGCCGATGTGCTCGCGTATGCGGAGAGCGACCCCCGACTCGTCGCGTCGGCCGTCGTCGATGTCCATGATCCCGAGCACCCGCGGCGACGCTTCCTCGACCGCCGCTGAACGTGGGGGACGGATTTTTTCCCGAAGTCCACGAAAAGGGGGACAGCGGGACGTTTGGCACGCCATACTGGTGAGAACGCCAGCCTCCGGCTCGGCGAACCCGCACCATCGAGTCACCCGAGTTCTCTCGGTCGCGCATGCTCCACGCGCGACCACTGTCGCATCCCAGGTGCGACGCGCCCTGCGGCGCGTCGTCACGCCATGGTGCGCCGTGCCGCTGAGGCGCGTCGCACCGAACGGATGTGCTCGTGCGCTCACCAGCGGTTCGTCGACCGGATCGACCTATGGAGTACATCCGAATGAGCACGCCCCGCGCCGCTTCGGCGCCCGCTGCCCCCGGTGACCTCGGTGCGCGACCGCGCCCGGGTTCCCGTTTCTTCCGCCGCTTCGCTGCGGCGCTGACCACGATCGTGCTCGGCACCGGTCTCGCCGTGGCCGGTGTGGCCGCGCCGGCCAGCGCGCACCACAACACGATCACCGCCGACGCCGTGTGCGCGACCGACGGGAAGACGGCCGACATCACGTGGTCGGTCACGAACTCCGAGAACCGCACGGAGACGATCACCGCGTCGTCGCTCGAGAAGGTGGTGCCCGAGGGCACGAAGATCAGCGAGAAGGCGACCTCGACGTTCGTCCAGAAGAACGCGAAGGTCGGCATTGCTCAGACGCTGACACTCTGGGCCGAGTGGTCGAACGGCCAGACGAAGAACGACTCCTTCTCGTACACCCCGTCTAGCGACCTGTGCGGCGGTGGAGGCGGAGGCGACAAGGTCTGCGACCCGCTCGACACCGGGCACCTCAAGGCGGACAACGCCGTGTCGTACCCGATCACGGCGCCCGAAGGCAAGCTCATCGCCGAAGTCTGCGTCAAGGCCGGCTCGACGAAGCAGGGCAACGGCCCCGAGTACACGACGCTTCCGACGCCCTCCGCAACGACGACCATCGCCCACTCGAGCGGTAAGCAGATCAGCCACTACTCGGTGCGATACGTCAACGCGCCCAAGGTGATCGAGGTGGTCGGTGCGCCCTCCTACTCCGACACCTGCGGCCCCGACAACGAGAAGGTCGAGCTTCCCGCGGAAACCGACACCGTCGACTGGGAGCAGGTCGAGGCCGACGGCAAGTGGGTCGTTACGGCGACGGCCAAGTCGGGTTACGTCTTCCCCGACGAGGCGAAGACCTCCTGGGAGTTCCCGATCGATGACGTCCCGTGCGTGATCCTGGTCGAGGGTGCGCCCTCCTTCACGGACACCTGCGGTCCCGACAACGAGAAGGTGGAGCTTCCCGCGGACACCGACACGATCGCCTGGACCAAGGCGGAGGTCGACGGCACGTGGATCGTCACTGCGACGGCACAGGACGGCTCGGTCTTCCCCGAGGGCGCCTCGGTCTCGTGGAGCTTCACGATCAACGACGCCCCCTGCCTGATCGAGCTCGTCGGCACGCCCACCTTCGAGGACAGCTGCGGTCCCGACAACGAGAAGCTCGACCTTCCCGCGGACACCGACACGATCGCCTGGACCAAGGCGGAGGTCGACGGCACGTGGATCGTCACGGCGACGGCCGACTCGGGCTTCACGTTCCCCGAGGGCACCACGATCGAATGGGAGTACCTGCTCGACGATCAGGAGTGCGCCGAGCCGAGCCTCGCCGGCTCGACGATGACGGGCGTCTGCCGGGCGGATGCCCCGTGGATCGTCTTCGACATCGTGCTCGCCGACCCCGACGGCCAGGCCAGTAGCGGCGATGCCTCGCTCGTCTTCTCCGACGGTGAGCACATCGAGACCATCGGGCTCGGCGAGCTCGACGAGAGCGGCGCTCTCGAGGGCGAGGTGCTCTGGCCCGGCGCATCCGTCGCCGATGACGGCGTGACCCCGATCGGATGGCCCGGCTGGGAGCAGGTCGATGGCGAATGGGTCGAGACCGAGGGCAACTTCGCATGGACGCGCGACGTCACGAGCGTGCTGCTCGTTGTGAACCCCGATCTCGAGGTCGCGATCACGTATCCCGTTGCCACACCCGATTGCGTGGCGGCACCGCCGCGCGACGTCGTCGCAAGTGGCGCGGTCAGCGCGCCGTCCGGCACGGGGCTCGCGAGCACCGGGTTCGCCGGAACGACGATCGCGATCGTGGCAGGAGTGATCGTCATGGCCGGCATCGCGCTGCTCGTGATCACGCGCGTCCGACGCGCACGTCGCTGAGCCCAGTCCGCGCACTGAAGGGGTCCGGTTCGCCGGGCCCCTTCGGCGTCGGCGGGTCGCACTCGTCTCAGCGGGGGGCGAGCTCGAGCACCCGATTGACGGGCATCACCCCGTGTTGCTCGACCTCGTGCACGAGCGCGGTGAGCGCACGGTTCACCGGGGCATCCATGCCGGCGACGGATGCCTCGCGCACGACGGCCCCGTTCAGGAAGTCGATCTCGGTGGGCTGCCCGCGCCGAGTGCTCTGCTGCGTCGAGCCGAGATTCGGCACATCGCCCATCCGCACGCGCATGAGCCACGGCAGCACTTGCCCGATTGCGAGCGGGAGGCGGGCGAAGAGGCGCAGACGCCGGTCGCCGAGTCCCTGCACCGCACCGAATCGCACGCCGCGGGCGATTCCGACCCGCACGGTCTCGCGCATCGACGCGGTGACCACGCGGCGGAGCCGACGATCATCGACGACCTCCTGCACGCTCCGCCCGACGATCGCGGGCACCGCGTTCAGCATGTTGACGACGAGCTTCGACCACTGGGCACCGCGGAAGCCGCCGATCGCGACGACCGGTACGGCGTCGGAGAGGATCCCGGCGATGCGAGCGCACTCGGCGTCGGGCGGACCGTCGCCGCGGCCGAGGTAGCTCGTCGCTCGAGTGGTCACCCGCACCACCCCGGGCTCCGTGTAGTTCGCGGCGATGATCGAGAGCACCCCCATGCACGAGGAACGGGGGAGGAGCCGTTCGGCGATGGCGACGCCGTCGAGCCCGTTCTGCACGACCACGACGGGCGCGCCGTCGATGACGGCCGCGTTCGCCGAGATGGCGGCCTCGGCATCCTGCGCCTTCGTGCACACGAGCACGAGGTCGGGACGCGTGCCGAGCACTTCGCCGGCGTCGACTCGCGCGTGGGCGGTTCCGAATCCGCCGGTCAGCCGGATCCCGTCGGCCAGGATCGCGGTGAGGCCAGAGCCGCGAGCCGTCACCTCGACGTCGTGCCCTGCGCGGGCGAGCAGTGCCGCGAATGTCCCGCCGAGCGCACCTGCGCCGATGATGCCGATCCTCACCGACCCAGCGTAGGCCGCGCGGCGTGGCCGACTGTTAGCCTGTACCGCGTGAACAGCGGCATCCTCCTCGTCGACAAGCCGCAGGGAATCACGAGCCACGACGTCGTCTCGCGCATGCGCCGCCTCGCCGGCACTCGCAAGATCGGTCACGCGGGCACGCTCGATCCGATGGCCACCGGCCTGCTCGTGCTCGGGGTGAACAGCGCGACGCGCCTCCTGCACTATCTCGTCGGGCTCGACAAGGAATACCTCGCGACGATCCGGCTCGGGTGGGACACCACGACCGACGACGCCGAGGGCGAGCCGCTCGTCGCGGCATCCGCCGACGCGGTCGCCGCCGCCACCGATGCGGCGATCGGTCACGGCATCGAGGCGCTCACGGGTGCGATAGACCAGGTCCCGAGCGCCGTGAGCGCGATCAAGGTTGACGGCAAGCGCGCCTACCAGCGCGTTCGCGACGGCGAGGTCGTCGAGTTGTCGCCGCGGCGAGTGACGGTCTCGGCGTTCGAGGCGGTCGGTCGGCGCGACGGTGACGGCTTCATCGACCTCGACGTGCGGGTGGAGTGCTCCTCGGGCACCTACGTGCGCGCCCTCGCTCGCGATCTCGGTGCCGCGCTCGGCACGGGCGGCCACCTCACGGGCCTCCGCCGAACGCGCGTCGGCCGGTTCGGCGTCGACGAAGCCGGCGCGCTCGAGGGCTTCGACGTCGGCCGGCACCTCATGAGCCCGGCGGATGCCGCACGGCGGGCACTGCCCGTCATCGACGTCACCGAGGCGCAGGCCGTCGACCTCCGGCACGGCAAGCGCATCGAGGCGCCGCCGATCGCCTCCTCCGGCGCGATCCCGACCGACCCCGTGTCATCCGCCGGCGATGATCAAGAAGCTGCGATCGCCGCGATCGCCGCGATCGCCGCCATCGCCCCGGGCGACCGGCTCATCGCGATCGTCGAGCGCCGCGGCACCCAGCTCAAGGTCGTCACGGGATTCCCTCCCGAGGAGGTCGGGGAGTGATCGAGTGGTTCACGTGGGGGCAGGTCGGCGTGGCGGTCGCCGCGGGCCTGCTCTGCCTCGCGCTCGGCTTCGCGGGCCGGGTGCCGAACGACCTCGCGCTCGGCGCCCTCGCGCTCGTGGAGCTGTTGCTCCTCGCACAACTGGTCGTGGCGATCGCCGCGCCCGCCTTCGGCAACCACGCGACCGGCAGCGTCCTCGAGTTCTACACCTACCTCGTCGGCGCCCTGTTGCTGCCGCCGGCTGCCGCCTTCTGGGCGCTCCTCGAGCGCAACCGCTGGAGCACGGTGGTGCTCGGCGTCGCCGCGCTCGCCGTCGCCGTGATGGTGTATCGCATGTTCCAGATCTGGACCGTGCAGCAGGCGTGAGCGCGTCTGAGAGAATCGAATCGACATGACTGACGTGCGGAATGCCCGGCCCGACTCCGATCGCGGGCGGCGGATGAGCGGCATCGGGCGCGTGCTCGTGGCCGTCTACGGTGTGCTCGCACTCGCCGCGGTCGGCCGCTCGTTCGTCCAGATCGCCTCGAAGTTCGACGAGGCGCCTCTCGCCTATTCGCTCTCCGCGCTCGCCGCGGTCGTCTACGTGCTGGCGACGATCGCGCTCGTACGTCCGCGCCTCGGCTGGTACCGGGTGGCGTGGGCCACGATCGCGTTCGAGTTCACGGGCGTGGTCGTCGTCGGCACCCTGAGCGTCGTCTTCCCCGAGCTCTTCCCGCACGACACGGTCTGGTCGTGGTTCGGGCGAGGGTACCTGTTCATCCCGCTCGTGCTCCCGCTGCTCGGCATGTGGTGGCTCGCACTGCACCGCCCAGCTCGAGGCGAGGCGGATGCCGCGTGAAGACGTTCAAGGGCGTCGACGGGGTCCCCGTCGGCTTCGGCCCCTCCGCGGTCACGATCGGCAAGTTCGACGGCGTGCATCAGGGCCATCGTGCGGTCATCGGCAGGCTCCGCTCGATCGCCGATGCCGATGGCGTGAAGGCGGTCGTCGTCACGTTCGATCGCAACCCGCTCGCCCTCCTGGCACCTGAGAAGTGCCCGGAGGCGCTCGTCAGCGTGCGGCAGAAGCTCGAGCTCCTCGCGACCACGGGCGTCGACGCGACCGTGCTGCTCGCCTTCGACCGTGCGCTCGCCGCGGTGCCGGCCGAGGAGTTCGTCGAGCGCGTGCTCGTCAACGCGCTGCACGCCACGTCGGTGCTCGTCGGCAGCGACTTCCGCTATGGCGCGCGTGGCGCCGGCGACGTGCGCCTGCTCGCCGAGCTCGGCGAGCGGTTCGGGTTCACCGTCGAGGTCGTCGACGACGTGCGGCCCGAGGGGGAGCGGCGCGTCTCGTCGACCTGGATCCGAGAGCTCCTCGCCGAAGGCGACGTGCGGCATGCCGCCGAGCTGCTCGGTCACACGCCCACGGTGTCCGGAATGGTCGTGCACGGCGCGGCGCGCGGCCGCGAACTCGGATTCCCCACGGCGAACCTCACGCCCGAGTCCGAGGGGCTCATCCCCGCCGACGGCGTGTACGCCGGCTGGCTCACCGACGCTGGCACCCGCTATCCCGCAGCGATCTCGGTCGGCAACAATCCCACGTTCGAGGGCGTCCCGAAGAAGCAGGTCGAGGCCTATGTGCTCGACCGTGAGATCGACCTCTACGACCACGTCGTCGACGTGGAGTTCGTCGACCGCATCCGCGGCATGGTCGCGTTCACCAACATCGACGACCTCATCGACCGCATCCGTGACGACGTCGAGCGCGTCCGCGTCATCCTCGACCCCTGACTGGACGACGAGCCGTCGCCTCAGGGGGCAGGAGCCGTCGCCGTCAGAGGGAAGGACTGCGACCGTCAGCGGATGCCGGGAAGTCGCCGTCGTGAGGCGGGCGGGGTGCCGTGAGGCCGATGCCGGTCAGGAACCGCAGGAGCTCGTCGGCGGTGCCCACGAGCGGCGCTCCGTGGCCGATGCTCCACGCGGCATCCGTGGCATGCAGGCTATGGCCCGAGATGACGGCGCGGATCGCGGTGGGCGCTGCGGCGGCGCGGCGGAGGGCGACGGCGCCCGATGCGAGTGGTGGGACCGGCACGGCCACCCCCAGCGCACGGCCGATGAGGAGCGCGGCGACCACGGCGTCGTCGAGCTCGACGATGCGGGTCGGCTGCGGTCGCGTGGTGATGACGGCAGCGCGAGCCTCGA
The Agromyces albus DNA segment above includes these coding regions:
- the truB gene encoding tRNA pseudouridine(55) synthase TruB — translated: MYRVNSGILLVDKPQGITSHDVVSRMRRLAGTRKIGHAGTLDPMATGLLVLGVNSATRLLHYLVGLDKEYLATIRLGWDTTTDDAEGEPLVAASADAVAAATDAAIGHGIEALTGAIDQVPSAVSAIKVDGKRAYQRVRDGEVVELSPRRVTVSAFEAVGRRDGDGFIDLDVRVECSSGTYVRALARDLGAALGTGGHLTGLRRTRVGRFGVDEAGALEGFDVGRHLMSPADAARRALPVIDVTEAQAVDLRHGKRIEAPPIASSGAIPTDPVSSAGDDQEAAIAAIAAIAAIAPGDRLIAIVERRGTQLKVVTGFPPEEVGE
- a CDS encoding MFS transporter, producing the protein MTQTRVGEAQTPAAPPSGLRRVVTASMAGTVVEWYEFFLYASAATLVFGTAFFPPSDDPLSGIIAAFLTYAVGFIARPLGGIVFGHFGDKYGRKRLLQFSIILVGVATFLMGCLPTYAQIGVAAPALLVFLRFLQGFAIGGEWGGAVLLVAEHSPARSRGFWASWPQAAVPVGNLLATLVLFVLSATLTQEAFLGWGWRVAFWLSAVIVLIGWYIRTKITDAPIFLEMQAEREAAKAVSYGVFEVLRRYPRGVITAMGLRVGENILYYVVVTFSIVYLTQVVKEGTTNTLLLLVGAHFVHFIVIPVFGRLADRVGRRPVYAAGAALGATWAFFAFPLMSTAQPVIIWAAISIGLVFHAAMYAGQPAIMAEMFPTRMRYSGVSLGYQVTSIFAGSLAPIIATTLLSQFGSSVPVAVYVLIACAITLVAVAAARETRGLDLRDVDASDRERMAALQSNAS
- a CDS encoding ketopantoate reductase family protein, encoding MRIGIIGAGALGGTFAALLARAGHDVEVTARGSGLTAILADGIRLTGGFGTAHARVDAGEVLGTRPDLVLVCTKAQDAEAAISANAAVIDGAPVVVVQNGLDGVAIAERLLPRSSCMGVLSIIAANYTEPGVVRVTTRATSYLGRGDGPPDAECARIAGILSDAVPVVAIGGFRGAQWSKLVVNMLNAVPAIVGRSVQEVVDDRRLRRVVTASMRETVRVGIARGVRFGAVQGLGDRRLRLFARLPLAIGQVLPWLMRVRMGDVPNLGSTQQSTRRGQPTEIDFLNGAVVREASVAGMDAPVNRALTALVHEVEQHGVMPVNRVLELAPR
- a CDS encoding bifunctional riboflavin kinase/FAD synthetase yields the protein MKTFKGVDGVPVGFGPSAVTIGKFDGVHQGHRAVIGRLRSIADADGVKAVVVTFDRNPLALLAPEKCPEALVSVRQKLELLATTGVDATVLLAFDRALAAVPAEEFVERVLVNALHATSVLVGSDFRYGARGAGDVRLLAELGERFGFTVEVVDDVRPEGERRVSSTWIRELLAEGDVRHAAELLGHTPTVSGMVVHGAARGRELGFPTANLTPESEGLIPADGVYAGWLTDAGTRYPAAISVGNNPTFEGVPKKQVEAYVLDREIDLYDHVVDVEFVDRIRGMVAFTNIDDLIDRIRDDVERVRVILDP
- a CDS encoding A/G-specific adenine glycosylase, producing MPSETATSIAGTLHDWFADAARPLPWRAADVSPWAVLVSEFMLQQTQVARVIPRWEAWIARWPTPANLAAEPPAEAVRAWDRLGYPRRALWLHRAAAEIVERHGGEVPHDLDALLALQGVGPYTARAVAAFAFGLRHPVVDTNTRRVIARAIAGQAEAAPPSIARDLAAMGALLPAEAGEARVFNAATMELGATVCTARTPRCDECPINAQCAWRAAGYPAYTGTRKAVQARFEGSDRQVRGLVMRELRAAHRPVSRAELEHTWTDAAQLDRAIAGLLADGLAVPDGDDAFGLPQS